The candidate division WOR-3 bacterium DNA window ATCTTCTAACAGGGCAATACCAATCTTTAAATTAGTTGTCTTTTGCCGATAACTTTTCAAAAGTAAAGCCGAAGAATAAAGTTCTTTAGGTGTGATGATAATATAATCATACTCTCCTTCTAATTTTCCTAAAATTTTTCTCTCAATCTTTATTGCCTTTTTAAAATTTCTTTTTGATAATAAATAGAATTTTCTTTTTCCAAAAAAATACTGGGCAAAAGATATGAGAGAAGAATCAATATATAAGTTTTCTGCCAGTTTTGGTTCTTCTATTTCGGTAATATCAAATAGCAATATCTCTTTTTCCTTGCTTTTATTTTTAATCTCCACACCTACCTTGCCAAAGGTATCAATCGTAAAAAATATTGGCTTATCTTCAAAAATTAGTTCTTTTTTATATTCTATTTCTAAGAAATCAAAATAAAAAACCATCTCATCACTGCCAACCACTTCTAAACTTAAAGTATTATCTTTCTTTAATAAAATCTCTTTCTCTTTTATGAAATCTTCAAAGCGGGGATAATTCGGCTGACCAATAAATTTTAGTGAATCTAAAAGATAATCATTAAGATAAATATAAAGATTGATATTTCCATTTTTTGGCCAGAACCTTAAAAATATTTTTTTTAAACTAATTGGGTTATCTAAGAAAGATAGTTTATATTCTTTTCTTAATTTATAAACACCGGTCGGTTTATTAATCTCTTCTGAAACCCATAAGACTCCGCTTCTTGCCGGACATAAATTATCATATTCTATTTTTAAACTTTCACAAGCAAAATTGATTACCCTTTCTTTTTCTTGGCTAACCAAATATTTTTTTATTCGCTTTCCTTTATTTAAATTAAAAAGGGAAAGCCAATAGATATTATTTAAAGTATATAAAGAGAAATGCTCTTTGCCTAAAAAGATGATTTTATCTTCTTTATCAAACTTTTTATCTTCTTCACCAAGAATAATTATCGGAATCTCTTTAAAATCGGCATCGTATAGAGAAAAATATTCCGGATTTAATAAATCAATCGTTGGGATTAGATTTTTTAAATCTTTATAGGTTATCTCATAAACACCAGTTGAGCAGATTTCAATTTTTATCAAATCTTTATTGGGAAATTCTTTTAAAAATCGGAAAGTATCCTTTTCTAATTTTTTAATTTCTTTAATCTCATAATCAATTTTCTTATAGATTTTTAAGGTTTTATTATCTTTGTTATATTCAAAGGGGTTGATTATGATCTTAAAGAGATTTTTATTTTCCCTCTTTCCTAAATATTCAATATCAATTAATTTCTTATTATCTTCTTCTTTTAAAAAGATGTCTTGCTTTATTTCATAAGAAGTGTTGAGAATATTTATTTTGGCGCTGTCGCTATCTAAAAAGATAAATTCTTCGTAATTTGGTAAAGAAGGAAGATATTGATAGTTTAAATTGGGAGAATAGATAAAATCATAGGTCTTGTTATCAAAAATAAATCTTTCTATTTTAATATCTTTTAATTCAAAAGTAAATCTTTGGAAGATAAAGAAAAGGAGAAAAAAGATTTTCATTTACCAGTCTTCTTTAATACCAAAGACAATCTGCCAATACCTATCTTCTTTTTTAGATAGGGGATAGGCAAAATCAATCATAAAAGGAAAATAGCCAACAAAAAATCTTAATCCAAAACCAACTCCCCAAACAGATTTTTTCAAGTTGGTACCAAAATCTAAGAAAGTATTTGTCCGAATATTTTTTATGGTTATTGGCAAAGGAAAGCCCAGTTTTAAAATCTCAATAAAAGGAGTCCGAAATTCTAATTTACTTATAAAGAGATAGGAACTGGTAGACTCTTCTTCGGGATAGACAAGTTCATAACCACGAACAAAATTGCCATCAGGATAAAACCTCTCCCGATTCATCCCAAAACTGGCTTTTCCACCAAAAAGAAAAGCAAGAATATAAGAGTTATCATAAATATTAAAGTAGTTTCTTGTTTCTAAATATAAACTCTGAAAGATTGAATCACTTGGTGGAATTGTGAAATAGGGCTGGAATAAAAAACGTTGACCTTTGATCGGTCCAAAATAAGAGAATAGGGCATTGTCATAAACCAAGGAGAAATAGTTGTATAAAAACTTCTCACCAATTTTCTTCTTTTTAATTTCGTATATTTCATCTCCTTTCTGATAGTAAAATCGAAAATCCCTTAAATAAAGTAATAAGCCAAATTCGCTTCTTAAAAATTTGGTAAGGGGATAAGATAAAACCGGAAATAGCCCTTTTTCAGTAAGTGTTAAAAAGGTATCGCCACGCCAATGATAGAAATCAACAAATTGGAATAAGGTAAAATAGTAATCTTCCCTTCTTTTTAAATAGGCATAAGAGAAATAGAAATTGGAAAAGTCAATAAGTCCATAAAGATTGGTTAAGATTAAAAACCGATGATTACCAAGAAGGTCGGATAAAGAGATTAAGATATTGCCACTAAGACCAAAAGCCGAAGAGAAGAATGCCTGACCAGTAGCATAATCAGCCGAAAGGGAAAAATTATATTTTCTTTTCTCTCTTGCTAAACTTGTCTCTGGATAAGAAAATTCCCTTTCTTCTTTTTCTTCTTTAATAAACTCTTTCTCTTCAATCAAAGAAGAAAGATTATCGATCTGACAGATTGAATAACCCTGATTGTGATAATAAGAAAAGAGAATTTTATCTTGATAAATAACCGGCGTCTGACAGGCACCAAGAAAATCACTCTTGTATAAAATTCTCTCTTCTTTTAATGAATAGATAACTAAGGAATTGTCTAAAATAAAAAGTAGGGTATCTAAAAAATTGGAAATAGGAATTACCGAAGAGAGTTCTCCTTCTGACTGGTAAACCTTTTTGATAGTTTTCTCTTTTAAAGAGTATAAATAAATTCCATAACTTCCCAATCTATCTTTGTCACTTATAAAAAGTAATGTATCATCATTAAAAAAGTAAGGCTCTTTCTCTTCATAAATATCACTCGTTAAACTTATTAACTCCTTTTTTTCTAATAAAAAGAGATATAAGTTGCTTTTGCCATTTTTCATTCCGCAAAGAACAATCTTTTTATTATCTGGTGAGATATTTAAATGATAGGCATCTTCTAATGGCAGATAATCTCTCTCTTCCTTTTTTCTCTTTAAGAAATATTTACAGAGATAGATTTTGCCTTCTATTCTTTTGATATAATAAATAGCATTCTCTTTTCGGCTATAAGTGAGTGCTGGTTTTAAGATACTTATCTCACCAGTTCCTAAAAAAGAGACCCCTTTTAAGAGAAGTTTCGATCTCTCTTTAAGAAAAGAATAGGAAAAGATACCTACCTCTTCGTCTTTGTAAGAGAGATAAAGAAATTCGGTTTCGGAAATCGGCAAAGGAAAAATATTATATCTCCTTTTCTCTTTCTGGTGGTCAAGAATTATTCTTGCCTTATTTTGAAAATTCCTCTTTTTATATACTAAGGGATAATATCTCTCTTTTAGATAATCTAAAAAATCTTTCTCTAAGGAAGAAAAACTTTTGCCAAAACTTTTCTTACAAGCACCATCAATCCCTTTTCTCTTCTTTACCTCCCTTAAAAATTCATAGACCTTCTTATCAGAATATCGCTCTTCTAAAAAGATAAAGAAATGCTCACCAAAAACATAATTTAAATAACTCCCTTCCGGTAAAGAAGATAGGGAAATATATTTATCATTGATTAGTAAATCGGCAATAATTATCGGATGTAAGGAATTTCTCCTCTGAGATAGATATTCGGAAAGTCCTTCCATAAACCAAGTGGGCAAAGTAAATTCCGGTGTGAAAGATAAAAGGGTTGATAACCCCCTTTTCCAATAATACTCGTATTCAAAAATGTGAGCAATCTCGTGCCTTAATGTATATAGAAAATCATAATAGGAACCAGTGAAAGGTAAAACAACCCGATTCTTAAATATCTCCGCAAACCCTAAAATCCCTTCTTCCAATAAATCCAAAATAATATTGGTCTGCTGAAATTGATTGGGCGAATTGTAAACAATTATTGGTATCTTTCTTTTTAATCTAAAATTAAAGATCTCTTCGTATTCCTCAATTGTCTTTTCCGCAATCTCATAGGCAAAATTACCCAAATCCTCACTCCCCTCTTCATAATACAAAAGAAATTTATCACCCGCTAAATAATAAAAAGAAAAATCCTGATACTGAATCTTATTCTTGCCATATTGGGAAAAGATTAAGGGAATTAAAAGAAATATCATTAATACCTTACCTTAATAACCTTGCCAACAGAATAATATTTACCACCCCAATATAAAAGATTCTCTTCTTTCTTATAATTTTTGTCAACATAACAAGATAAGACTTCACCAATAAACCAGGTATGGTCACCAGTTTCAATTTCGTATTTTACTTGACATTCTAAATTTACTGGACATTCTTTTATTCTTGGACAATTCACCTTAACTCCTTTCTCTTTCGTTAGAGAGAGCTCTTTAAATTTATCAACTTCCTGACCGCTTTTCTCACCACAGAAATTGACAATCTCTACCATATCCTTATTGGGAATATTGATAACAAACTCCCGCGAATTTTTGATTAAAGAATAGGAATAACGGGTAGGCGCAACACCAATGCCAATCAATGGTGGATTGAAAGAGAAGATGTGAACCATACCGATACTGATAATATTATCCTTTCCTTCATAAGAACAGGAGACCAAGACACAAGGAAAACAACAAAAAAGGCGGGTTATCTCTCTTAAATTGGTTATTAAATTTTTCTCCATAGATTAATTTTAAAGAAAATAGTAGAAAAGTCAAAAGATTGAAAATTGAAAATAAGGTTGTTATAATTAATCATAAAAATAATGGCGGGCAGGTCCTTTTCATTTTTTTCCTCCTTTTTAATTCCATTTTTACCTTTCTTTCCTGCCCGCCGGTAGAGATTATTTTTAAAAAGGAGTGAAGATGGGTAAGAAATCATTTTTAGTATTATTTTTTATTAATTTAGTATTCTCTCAATCTTTAACTTGGCTTGGTT harbors:
- a CDS encoding flavin reductase family protein; the encoded protein is MEKNLITNLREITRLFCCFPCVLVSCSYEGKDNIISIGMVHIFSFNPPLIGIGVAPTRYSYSLIKNSREFVINIPNKDMVEIVNFCGEKSGQEVDKFKELSLTKEKGVKVNCPRIKECPVNLECQVKYEIETGDHTWFIGEVLSCYVDKNYKKEENLLYWGGKYYSVGKVIKVRY